Proteins from one Camelina sativa cultivar DH55 chromosome 8, Cs, whole genome shotgun sequence genomic window:
- the LOC104709757 gene encoding putative F-box protein At4g05475: MSASFPVSLATSVPPVTKEVKEEPINLAELPSDLTASILIRLGAVDILENAKKVCTSWRDICKDPSMWRKIDLRAICKDPSLLDDFAFDRFCRHGVDLSQGSLLEIDIEHFATDSLLTYIAERSSNLRSLGLRVYHGFVTNKGLVDAIAKFPLLETLEVSHSSLKLNLKAIGQACPQLKTLKLNSSGSVRVKCDDEYALAIAESMPQLCHLQLLGDRLTDTGLNAILDGCPNLEHLDLRKCFNIKLAGNLEKKCLERIKEFRRPNDPTADYPFDIVFINYDSDEDYSDDEGLIDAYYDFAGTY, translated from the exons ATGTCTGCCTCCTTCCCTGTGTCACTGGCTACTTCCGTGCCTCCGGTGACGAAAGAAGTCAAAGAGGAGCCAATAAACTTGGCGGAGCTTCCGTCGGACTTGACAGCTTCGATCCTAATCCGACTTGGTGCAGTTGATATACTTGAAAACGCTAAGAAGGTGTGCACATCGTGGCGAGACATCTGTAAAGACCCTTCGATGTGGCGAAAAATCGACTTGCGAGCCATCTGTAAAGACCCTTCGTT ATTGGACGATTTTGCTTTCGATCGCTTCTGCCGTCACGGTGTTGACCTAAGCCAGGGCAGCTTGCTTGAGATCGACATTGAGCACTTTGCGACCGATTCTCTCCTCACCTACATCGCCGAGag ATCAAGTAATCTGAGAAGTCTTGGACTTCGAGTATACCATGGTTTTGTGACGAACAAAGGACTTGTGGACGCAATCGCAAAATTTCCATTGCTTGAAACCCTCGAGGTCTCACACTCATCGCTTAAACTGAATTTGAAAGCTATAGGCCAGGCTTGCCCGCAGCTGAAGACATTGAAGCTAAACTCCTCAGGGTCCGTTCGCGTCAAATGCGATGATGAGTATGCCCTAGCAATCGCTGAAAGCATGCCCCAACTATGCCACCTCCAGCTTCTTGGGGACAGGTTAACTGACACTGGCTTGAACGCCATTCTTGACGGCTGTCCTAACCTGGAACACCTCGATTTACGCAAGTGTTTCAACATTAAACTTGCTGGAAATCTTGAGAAGAAGTGTTTGGAGAGGATCAAAGAGTTCAGACGCCCTAATGACCCAACTGCTGATTACCCATTCGATATCGTTTTTATCAATTATGATTCAGATGAAGACTATTCAGATGACGAGGGACTCATTGACGCCTACTACGACTTTGCAGGCACCTACTAG
- the LOC104707713 gene encoding putative F-box/LRR-repeat protein 9 yields MASLTPPSPPAMKNGEFRRNWAELPPEMTLSILIRLSPIELLQNAQRVCRSWRRVCVDPSMWRKIDLRNLDGLVYDLETMCRHAVDLSQGGLLEINIDHYTTTSLLTYIAERSSDLRSLGFVECGPVVSRGVIEAVMKLPMLEELDISYDSIREQDLILVGQSCPSLRTLKLNCAGNSEYCCDKVALAIAETMPCLRHLRLFRNGLSDTGLNAILECCPHLKVLELHKCSNITLVGNMGN; encoded by the exons ATGGCTTCTTTGACCCCTCCTTCGCCTCCGGCGATGAAGAACGGTGAGTTTAGAAGAAACTGGGCGGAGCTTCCGCCCGAAATGACGTTATCTATCCTGATCCGTCTCAGTCCGATCGAGTTACTGCAGAACGCTCAGAGAGTGTGCCGATCGTGGCGACGCGTCTGTGTAGACCCATCGATGTGGCGTAAAATCGACCTGAGAAACTTGGATGGGTTGGTTTACGATCTCGAGACCATGTGCCGTCACGCCGTTGATCTCAGCCAGGGCGGCTTGCTTGAGATCAACATTGATCACTACACCACCACTTCTCTCCTCACCTACATCGCCGAGAG ATCAAGTGATCTGAGAAGCCTTGGATTTGTTGAATGTGGTCCAGTAGTGAGTAGAGGAGTCATCGAAGCGGTCATGAAGCTCCCAATGCTTGAAGAACTAGATATTTCATACGATTCTATCAGAGAACAAGATTTGATACTTGTAGGCCAGTCTTGTCCGAGTCTGAGGACGTTAAAGCTAAACTGCGCGGGTAATTCTGAGTACTGTTGTGATAAGGTTGCTCTAGCAATCGCTGAGACAATGCCCTGTCTTCGCCACCTACGGCTTTTCAGGAACGGGTTATCGGATACGGGCTTGAACGCTATTCTTGAGTGTTGTCCTCACCTGAAAGTCCTCGAGTTACACAAGTGTTCAAACATTACTCTTGTCGGAAATATGGGCAACTGA
- the LOC104707714 gene encoding putative F-box/LRR-repeat protein 23, with protein MASASSLSSTCVPSLMKDEKWRNWAELPPEVTSSILLRLGAIEILQNAQKVCKPWHRVCKDPSMWRKIDIDNRDDRAFFKYKLDSMCRHAVDRSQGGLVEIEIWYYGTNDLIKYITDRSSNLKSLGLARCMLLTDEGVAKAVSKVPLLEELEVSYCLFTGESLRAIGQSCPNLKTLKLNRNPEIMFSNCGLDDNAKAIAGSMPELRHLQILGNGLTNKGLKAILDGCPHLEHLDIRECYNIDLFGDLMKRCVERIKDLRLPGDSTDNDSDGDEYFY; from the exons ATGGCTTCCGCCTCTTCGTTGTCGTCAACTTGCGTGCCTTCACTGATGAAAGACGAAAAGTGGAGAAACTGGGCGGAGCTTCCGCCGGAAGTGACGTCTTCGATTCTGCTTCGTCTTGGAGCGATTGAGATACTTCAAAACGCTCAAAAAGTGTGCAAACCGTGGCATCGCGTCTGTAAAGACCCTTCGATGTGGCGTAAGATTGACATAGACAACCGCGATGACAGGGCATTTTTCAAGTACAAGCTCGATTCCATGTGCCGTCACGCAGTTGATCGCAGCCAAGGAGGGTTGGTTGAGATCGAGATTTGGTACTACGGTACTAATGATCTCATCAAGTACATCACTGATAG GTCAAGTAATCTAAAAAGCCTTGGACTCGCAAGGTGCATGCTGTTAACAGATGAGGGAGTTGCTAAAGCAGTTTCGAAAGTTCCATTGCTTGAAGAGCTTGAGGTTTCATACTGCTTATTTACAGGAGAGTCTCTGAGAGCTATAGGCCAGTCTTGTCCGAATCTTAAGACGTTGAAACTAAACCGCAACCCTGAAATCATGTTTTCAAATTGTGGGTTAGATGATAATGCCAAAGCAATCGCAGGAAGCATGCCTGAACTACGCCACCTCCAGATTTTAGGGAACGGACTAACCAACAAAGGCTTGAAGGCCATTCTTGATGGTTGTCCTCACCTAGAACACCTTGATATACGCGAGTGTTACAACATCGACCTTTTTGGTGATCTCATGAAGCGATGTGTTGAGAGGATCAAAGATTTGAGACTCCCCGGTGACTCAACGGATAATGATTCAGATGGTGATGAGTACTTCTATTAA
- the LOC104709758 gene encoding FACT complex subunit SPT16-like — MARESEKLQLAGNKFKPLRLSKLRIRPPLSGRKKKIPGGTLEAHANGFRYSTTTPDERVDVLFANIKHAFFQPAEKEMITLLHFHLHNHIMVGTKKTKDVQFYVEVMDAVQSLGGGKRSSAYDPDEIDEEERERDRKNKINMDFNHFANRVNDMWQLPQFASLDLEFDQPLRELGFHGVPHKTSVFIIPTSSCLVELIEYPFLVVSLSEIEIVNLERVGFGQKNFDMAIIFKDFKKDVLRVDSVPTSSLEGIKEWLDTTDIKYYESKLNLNWRQILKTITDDPQSFIDDGGWEFLNLDGSDSESGGSEESDKGYEPSDVEVESESEDDASESESLVESEDEEEEDSEQQSEEEKGKTWDELERDATNADREHGHESDSEEERKRRKMKAFGKSRSGTSGGGGSSSMKNMPPLKRSKHR, encoded by the coding sequence ATGGCTCGGGAGTCAGAGAAACTTCAACTTGCAGGGAACAAGTTCAAACCCCTCAGGTTGTCCAAGCTGCGGATCCGTCCGCCTTTGAGTGGCCGCAAGAAGAAGATTCCTGGGGGGACACTCGAAGCTCATGCCAATGGTTTCAGGTATTCAACGACCACGCCTGACGAGCGTGTGGATGTCCTGTTTGCAAACATAAAGCACGCGTTTTTCCAGCCGGCTGAGAAGGAGATGATCACCCTCCTTCATTTTCATTTGCACAACCACATCATGGTAGgaaccaagaaaacaaaggaCGTCCAGTTTTATGTGGAGGTAATGGATGCTGTGCAGTCTTTAGGTGGTGGGAAGAGATCCTCAGCCTATGATCCagatgagattgatgaagaagagcgGGAGCGCGATAGGAAAAACAAGATCAACATGGATTTCAATCATTTTGCAAACCGGGTCAATGATATGTGGCAACTACCCCAGTTTGCAAGTCTGGACCTTGAGTTTGATCAACCTCTGAGGGAGCTTGGTTTCCATGGAGTTCCGCACAAGACATCTGTATTCATTATACCGACCTCCAGCTGCTTAGTTGAGCTCATAGAATACCCTTTCCTCGTGGTCAGTCTGAGTGAGATTGAGATTGTGAATCTTGAGAGGGTTGGGTTTGGGCAGAAGAACTTTGACATGGCCATCATCTTCAAGGACTTCAAAAAAGATGTTCTCAGGGTTGATTCAGTTCCCACAAGTTCGCTGGAGGGGATAAAGGAGTGGCTCGACACTACAGATATAAAGTACTACGAGAGCAAACTGAACCTGAACTGGAGACAGATCCTGAAGACGATCACGGATGATCCGCAGAGCTTCATAGATGATGGAGGATGGGAGTTTCTGAATCTGGACGGAAGTGATTCAGAATCTGGGGGCTCTGAGGAGTCAGACAAAGGATATGAACCATCAGATGTGGAGGTTGAGTCTGAGTCAGAGGATGATGCCTCGGAGAGTGAGTCATTGGTGGAgtcagaggatgaagaagaagaggactcAGAGCAACagtcagaggaagagaaaggtAAGACTTGGGATGAACTGGAGAGAGATGCTACTAATGCAGACAGAGAGCATGGACATGAGTCTGATAGtgaggaagagaggaagagaaggaagatgaaAGCGTTTGGGAAATCGCGGTCTGGAACTAGCGGTGGAGGCGGCAGTAGCAGTATGAAGAACATGCCACCATTAAAGCGCAGCAAGCACAGGTGA
- the LOC104709759 gene encoding putative F-box/LRR-repeat protein 23, with protein sequence MKDSEYRSWAELPSDLTSSILIRLGVIDILKNAQKVCRSWRRVCKEPSMWRKIDMGNLLAKIKYYDDLVIMCRHAVDRSQGGLVEIYIQYICTDKLLNYIANSSSNLRSLRLVKCYTIKNNGFVDAVVKLPLLEYLEVTHLPLTGESLKIAGQSCPNLKTLKLNCSTRKRILINGFDNNAMAIAESMPELRHLELLANSLTNTGLNAILDSCPHLEHLDLGMCFNIHFDEDLKKRCSKRIRVVKGPAI encoded by the exons ATGAAAGACAGCGAATATAGGAGCTGGGCGGAGCTTCCGTCGGACTTGACGTCATCCATCCTGATCCGGCTTGGCGTGATTGACATACTTAAAAACGCTCAGAAAGTGTGCAGATCGTGGCGTCGCGTCTGCAAAGAACCTTCTATGTGGCGGAAGATCGACATGGGAAACCTCCTAGCCAAGATAAAATACTACGACGACCTCGTAATCATGTGTCGCCACGCAGTTGATCGTAGCCAGGGCGGCTTGGTTGAGATCTACATTCAGTACATCTGTACTGATAAGCTCCTCAATTACATCGCCAATAG TTCAAGTAATCTGAGAAGCCTGAGACTTGTAAAATGCTATACAATAAAAAACAATGGATTTGTCGATGCAGTTGTGAAACTTCCATTGCTTGAATATCTCGAGGTTACACACCTCCCATTGACAGGAGAGTCTCTGAAAATTGCAGGCCAGTCTTGTCCAAACCTGAAGACACTGAAGCTAAATTGCAGCACTCGCAAAAGAATTTTAATCAACGGATTTGATAATAATGCAATGGCAATTGCTGAAAGTATGCCTGAACTAAGACACCTTGAGCTTTTAGCGAACTCACTGACCAACACGGGCTTGAACGCCATTCTTGACAGTTGTCCTCACCTAGAACACCTTGATTTAGGCATGTGTTTCAACATTCACTTTGACGAGGATCTTAAGAAGCGATGTTCGAAGAGGATCAGAGTTGTGAAAGGCCCGGCTATAtga
- the LOC104709760 gene encoding putative F-box protein At4g05475, whose protein sequence is MASSSSPPSGNWAELPPELTSSILLRLSTVEILKNAQLVCRSWRRVCKDPWMFRKIDMRNNSIFDYDRMCRHAVDLSEGGLVEINMEHFGDDALFSYIVERSSNLRCLRLEMSHLLTAQGFVNAFTKLPFLEDLEILHGFLEFDLKSIGQSCPLLTTLKLNSPCFSRYMSVDDEALAIAETMPKLRHLDLFENRLTDSGLNAILDNCLHLEHLDIRRCFNINFFGDLEKRCSERIRDLKRPDDSTADYPFDVISDIDADLFELDSFYLYDSDGSPYYF, encoded by the exons ATGGCTTCGTCCTCTTCGCCGCCGTCCGGGAACTGGGCGGAGCTACCGCCGGAGTTAACATCTTCAATTTTACTCCGTCTCAGCACGGTTGAGATTCTGAAGAACGCTCAGCTAGTATGCAGATCGTGGCGACGCGTCTGTAAAGACCCATGGATGTTTCGCAAAATCGACATGAGAAACAACAGTATCTTCGACTACGATAGGATGTGTCGTCACGCCGTCGATCTCAGCGAAGGCGGTTTGGTCGAAATCAACATGGAACACTTTGGCGACGATGCTCTCTTCTCCTACATCGTCGAAAG ATCAAGTAATCTGAGATGCCTTAGGCTTGAAATGAGTCATCTACTAACAGCCCAGGGATTTGTCAATGCATTCACGAAACTCCCATTCCTTGAAGACCTCGAGATTTTACATGGctttctagaatttgatttGAAAAGTATAGGCCAGTCTTGCCCACTCCTGACGACATTGAAGCTAAACAGCCCTTGTTTCAGCCGGTACATGAGCGTCGATGATGAGGCTCTAGCAATTGCTGAAACCATGCCCAAACTACGCCACCTAGACCTTTTTGAGAACAGACTAACCGACTCAGGCTTGAACGCTATTCTTGACAACTGTCTTCACTTGGAACATCTTGATATACGCCGCTGCTTCAACATTAACTTTTTTGGGGATCTCGAGAAGCGATGTTCTGAGAGGATCAGAGATTTGAAACGCCCCGACGACTCAACCGCCGATTATCCATTTGATGTCATTTCCGATATTGATGCTGATTTATTTGAACTCGACAGCTTTTACTTATATGATAGTGATGGCAGTCCCTACTACTTCTAG
- the LOC104709761 gene encoding putative F-box/LRR-repeat protein 23, whose amino-acid sequence MNTEDLSVDDLLTFIANRSIKLERLGRMMCHAVDLSQGGLVEINIERFGTDSLLTYIVDISSNLRRLGLVKCDQITGMGLFSAVMKLPLLEELELSYCKIKGLNLEAIGYACSHLKTLKLNCQGYRLLARFEPNCLNIAKTMLDTDYQIIDIVKRMHELRHIQLFGNRLTDIGLNAILNGCPHLEHLDLRQCFNINLVGDLEKRCLKKVKVLRRPNDSTADYPYDTSVLDLTF is encoded by the exons ATGAATACTGAAGACCTCAGCGTCGATGATCTCCTCACCTTCATAGCCAATAG atcaATTAAACTGGAACGCCTTGGACGTATGATGtgtcacgccgttgatcttagCCAAGGTGGCTTGGTAGAGATAAACATTGAACGTTTTGGCACTGATTCTCTCCTCACCTACATTGTTGATAT ATCAAGTAATTTGAGACGCCTAGGACTTGTTAAATGCGATCAAATAACAGGCATGGGACTTTTCTCAGCGGTCATGAAACTTCCATTGCTTGAAGAACTCGAGCTTTCATACTGCAAAATCAAAGGACTAAATTTGGAAGCTATAGGCTATGCTTGCTCGCATTTGAAGACATTGAAGCTTAACTGTCAAGGCTACAGGCTGCTCGCTCGCTTTGAGCCTAATTGCCTAAACATTGCTAAAACAATGCTTGATACTGACTATCAGATCATAGACATTGTTAAAAGAATGCATGAACTGCGACATATCCAGCTCTTTGGGAACAGACTGACAGACATCGGCTTGAACGCCATTCTCAACGGCTGTCCTCACTTGGAACATCTCGATTTACGCCAGTGTTTCAACATCAACCTTGTTGGTGATCTCGAGAAGCGTTGTTTGAAGAAGGTCAAAGTTTTGAGACGCCCCAACGACTCAACAGCTGATTACCCATATGATACCAGTGTACTCGATTTGACTTTTTGA
- the LOC104709762 gene encoding uncharacterized protein LOC104709762, with protein MSCPSRSRVLGTEVQDEHMKDEGSYAEKVQSSNGRGVPVPERVLEEEFVLSRMSLEFPDGEEGEPVITIGKEVLDAMNGLFRQCMIVKVMGRHISVEAMNRRLKELWKPRGGMSVLDLPRQFFMVRFDVEEDYLRAVTGGLWRVFGSILMVKTWSPDFDPVRDEIRTRPVWVRIANLPVNFYHKTILMGIAGGLGKPIKVDLTSLRVERARFARVCVEVDIKRQLKGTLMVNGERYYVSYEGLYHN; from the coding sequence ATGTCGTGCCCTAGCCGCTCTAGGGTTTTGGGAACGGAAGTTCAGGATGAGCATATGAAGGACGAAGGTTCGTATGCGGAGAAGGTTCAGAGTAGTAATGGTAGAGGAGTACCAGTTCCAGAGAGAGTTCTAGAGGAGGAGTTTGTGCTGTCAAGAATGAGTTTGGAGTTTCCCGATGGGGAGGAAGGAGAGCCGGTCATCACGATTGGTAAAGAAGTGTTGGATGCCATGAACGGGTTATTCCGGCAGTGTATGATCGTGAAAGTTATGGGTCGTCACATCTCAGTGGAAGCGATGAATCGAAGGCTCAAGGAGTTGTGGAAACCGAGGGGTGGGATGTCGGTGTTGGATCTACCGAGACAGTTCTTCATGGTGCGGTTTGATGTGGAGGAGGATTACTTGAGGGCAGTGACAGGTGGTTTATGGCGTGTATTTGGTAGTATTCTAATGGTTAAAACGTGGTCACCGGACTTTGATCCGGTAAGAGACGAGATTAGAACTAGGCCAGTGTGGGTCAGGATCGCAAATCTGCCGGTGAACTTCTATCATAAGACTATATTGATGGGGATCGCAGGAGGGTTAGGTAAACCGATTAAGGTGGACTTGACATCTTTGAGAGTGGAACGAGCAAGGTTTGCACGTGTGTGTGTGGAAGTGGACATAAAGCGGCAATTAAAAGGGACACTAATGGTGAACGGGGAGAGGTATTACGTCTCCTATGAAGGTCTATATCAtaattga
- the LOC104709763 gene encoding uncharacterized protein LOC104709763, translating to MSRLRAFSAPDLVPSDSGSITSSPTRTRDHPSHEDSGLEGITTNVKLLLKLVQDHNEATSRQHDDWKVQRVKTMMTILEDLKTRIQKAQQQSSSSSSGXKNTTTITLSLSVIVEISNISLPLFIIFYFLAD from the exons ATGAGCCGTCTCCGAGCATTTTCTGCACCGGATTTAGTTCCTTCTGATTCTGGATCTATTACATCATCACCAACAAGAACCAGAGACCACCCATCTCATGAAGATTCTGGCTTAGAAG GGATTACTACGAACGTGAAGCTACTCCTGAAACTCGTTCAAGATCACAACGAAGCAACCTCGAGGCAGCACGATGACTGGAAGGTACAGAGAGTCAAAACGATGATGACGATTCTCGAGGATCTAAAGACACGAATCCAGAAAGCTCAacaacaatcatcatcatcatcatccgggNGCAAAAACACAACAAccataactctctctctctctgttattGTCGAAATTTCTAACATCTCTCTCCCTttgttcattattttttattttttggctgATTGA
- the LOC104707719 gene encoding uncharacterized protein LOC104707719, protein MSRLRAFSAPDLVPSDSGSITSSPTRTRDHPSHEDSGLEGITTNVKLLLKLVQDHNEATSRQHDDWKVQRVKTMMTILEDLKTRIQKAQQQQSSSSSGKKELRRCNTELKPTHDPNKNPMKPPQNDPDDVQKLRKELSASMAARKSLQMMCSSLGKEKEIMALELARKAHERNEMEELISDLRAQNDKLLKKVQNCAAEHSNEKKEDDDGQGGNDVSLQGRNKELSDQLLKSIDGYRSLKRKYKDVQEENGSMRRALRDYGEGMNVGTQKLNMLHEKITREDEVNIEDEISDLEKLFQGLGLKISNHSHKK, encoded by the exons ATGAGCCGTCTCCGAGCATTTTCTGCACCGGATTTAGTTCCTTCTGATTCTGGATCTATTACATCATCACCAACAAGAACCAGAGACCACCCATCTCATGAAGATTCTGGCTTAGAAG GGATTACTACGAACGTGAAGCTACTCCTGAAACTCGTTCAAGATCACAACGAAGCAACCTCGAGGCAGCACGATGACTGGAAGGTACAGAGAGTCAAAACGATGATGACGATTCTCGAGGATCTAAAGACACGAATCCAGAaagctcaacaacaacaatcatcatcatcatccgggAAAAAAGAGCTTAGACGATGCAACACAGAGCTGAAACCGACTCATGATCCAAACAAGAATCCGATGAAGCCGCCACAGAACGATCCTGATGATGTTCAGAAGCTGAGAAAAGAGCTAAGCGCGAGTATGGCTGCAAGAAAGAGTCTTCAAATGATGTGTTCAAGTCTAGGGAAGGAGAAAGAGATAATGGCTTTGGAGCTTGCGAGGAAGGCTCACGAACGGAACGAAATGGAGGAGCTAATAAGTGATCTTAGGGCTCAAAATGATAAACTGCTCAAGAAAGTGCAGAATTGCGCGGCAGAGCACAgtaatgagaagaaagaagatgatgatggtcaAGGAGGCAACGATGTGTCTCTTCAgggaagaaacaaagagttgTCTGATCAGCTTCTCAAGTCTATTGACGGATACCGATCTTTGAAAAGGAAATACAAAGATGTTCAAGAGGAGAATGGATCGATGAGACGAGCCCTTAGAGATTATGGGGAAGGAATGAATGTTGGGACTCAGAAACTAAACATGTTGCATGAAAAGATAACAAGAGAAGATGAAGTGAATATTGAGGATGAGATTTCAGATTTAGAAAAGTTGTTTCAAGGGCTTGGTTTAAAGATTTCAAATCATTCCCATAAGAAGTAA
- the LOC104707717 gene encoding putative hydrolase C777.06c, translated as MEKNQCDNDRTALIFLGTGCSGAVPDFRCLLQPSDPPCHVCSQSLSLLPHLNPNYRCNTSLLIDYCCEEEEGRHYYIIIDVGKSFREQVLRWFTFYKISRIHSIVLTHEHADAVHGLDDIRSLQPRGSTIDSDPLLVFLSQFTMESIATRFPYLVDKKVKKVPRRVSQLDWQIIEENCEKPFTASGLSFTPLPVMHGEDYIALGFLFGDKSKVAYISDVSRIPPSTEYAISKAGAGQLDLLILDTNIPRKRGLNPTHICFPEALEILKRLCPKRALLTGMTHEFDHHEYNEILAEWSLREGIQVQLAHDGLRVPIEL; from the exons atggagaagaatcaATGTGATAATGATCGAACGGCTCTGATCTTTCTCGGAACAGGCTGCTCCGGTGCAGTTCCCGATTTCAGATGCTTACTCCAGCCATCGGATCCTCCTTGCCATGTCTGTTCTCAATCCCTCTCTTTACTTCCTCACCTTAACCCTAACTACAG ATGCAACACATCGCTCTTGATTGACTATTGctgcgaggaagaagagggtaGACACTATTACATAATTATTGATGTTGGGAAGAGTTTTAGAGAGCAAGTCCTTCGTTGGTTCACCTTCTATAAGATTTCCCGAATCCATTCT ATAGTTCTAACTCATGAGCACGCAGATGCTGTTCATGGTTTAGATGATATTCGATCTCTTCAACCTCGCGGTTCAACCATTGACTCTGATCCACTTCTTGTGTTTCTATCTCAATTTACAATGGAAAG TATTGCTACTAGGTTTCCTTATTTGGTTGATAAGAAGGTTAAAAAAGTGCCTAGAAGAGTTTCACAGCTTGACTGGCAAATCATAGAAGAGAATTGTGAAAAACCATTCACTGCCTCAGGCTTATCTTTCACGCCTCTTCCg GTGATGCATGGAGAGGACTACATTGCTTTAGGTTTCCTTTTCGGTGATAAAAGTAAAGTGGCTTATATATCAGATGTATCACGCATTCCACCGAGTACCGAGTATG CTATTTCCAAAGCAGGGGCTGGACAGTTAGATCTTCTTATCTTGGATACAAATATACCTCGCAAG AGAGGACTAAATCCTACACACATCTGTTTTCCTGAg gctcttgagATCTTAAAGAGGCTCTGTCCAAAGAGAGCGCTTTTAACGGGTATGACACATGAGTTTGATCACCATGAATACAACGAGATACTTGCGGAATGGTCTCTAAG GGAAGGAATCCAAGTGCAGCTTGCTCACGATGGATTAAGGGTCCCAATAGAACTATAA
- the LOC104707720 gene encoding uncharacterized protein LOC104707720, translating to MVLKPCVLETTKREGDSRIEEGRSDGKVKIEEPRDTRADDDILKAPEWDVDSFDGLEYYSSSDPASDEQLSSDELEALENYNIVKRQLIDSKGFYLDPERRLRYFYKNISTTSLDRSALWGKTFREYWEEMVRVCLQKHNQDNQDKVCNVEFVEVVRGNYRGGPRSKSYITFLAREKPDGPLVEYQAKCMVTLDRKRHPILCRPTPTPMP from the exons ATGGTTCTCAAACCATGCGTACTCGAGACGACGAAGAGAGAAGGAGATTCGAGGATTGAAGAAGGACGCAGTGATGGGAAAGTCAAAATTGAGGAGCCTCGCGATACTAGAGCTGATGATGATATCCTAAAGGCGCCTGAAtgggatgtggacagcttcgaTGGTTTAGAGTATTATTCATCTTCGGATCCCGCCTCTGATGAGCAGCTTTCATCTGACGAGCTGGAGGCTTTAGAGAACTACAACATCGTTAAACGCCAGTTGATCGACAGCAAG GGATTTTACTTGGATCCAGAGCGTAGGCTAAGATATTTCTACAAAAACATCTCTACTACAAGTTTGGACCGGAGTGCACTTTGGGGCAAAACCTTTCGTGAGTACTGGGAAGAGATGGTACGTGTCTGTCTCCAAAAACACAACCAAGACAACCAAGACAAG GTGTGTAATGTGGAGTTTGTTGAAGTTGTGAGAGGTAATTATCGCGGAGGACCGAGATCAAAGTCATACATTACGTTTCTGGCTAGGGAGAAGCCGGATGGACCTCTTGTGGAGTATCAAGCTAAGTGTATGGTTACTTTGGACAGAAAGAGGCATCCCATCCTCTGTAGACCCACTCCTACGCCAATGCCTTGA